In Dolichospermum flos-aquae CCAP 1403/13F, the following proteins share a genomic window:
- a CDS encoding iron-sulfur cluster assembly accessory protein: MTQATQTQQRGILLSESALRQVKSLQDKQGQDLCLRVGVRQGGCSGMSYMMDFEDVSKINPDDEVFDYDGFKIISDRKSLLYLYGLMLDYSDAMIGGGFQFTNPNAAQTCGCGKSFGV, from the coding sequence ATGACACAAGCAACTCAAACTCAACAACGGGGAATTCTATTATCTGAATCTGCATTGCGTCAGGTTAAGTCTCTTCAAGATAAGCAAGGGCAAGATCTATGCTTACGGGTGGGAGTTAGACAAGGTGGTTGTTCGGGAATGTCTTATATGATGGATTTTGAGGATGTCAGCAAGATTAACCCTGATGATGAGGTTTTTGATTATGATGGCTTCAAAATTATCAGCGATCGCAAAAGTCTCCTTTATCTTTACGGCTTAATGCTCGATTATAGTGATGCCATGATTGGTGGTGGTTTCCAATTTACTAACCCCAATGCTGCCCAAACTTGTGGTTGCGGTAAGTCTTTCGGCGTTTGA